Part of the Kitasatospora sp. NBC_01266 genome, GGTATCCGGGCGCCGGCTCCGTGGAGCCCGAGGGGTACGGCGATCAAGTGACTCCGCGGTGTACCTGGGATCGCGTTCAACGAGTTTTGCACACCCTGAACGGCACGCCCCCGGGATGGGGGACGTTGCCCACCTCGTCAGTGGGCCCCGCCCGGCACGGCGGACGCCCACCGGGCCGCCGGCCGCGACCGGCCGCCGATCGGCGGCGCGCCGACCGTGCCGCACCACCAGGCGCGACCGATCCCCGGCCTGCGCGGGACGGCCACCAGCCCAACTGATCTGCCCTAGGCACCCACTGGCCCACGGTCTCGCGAACCGCGGGCCAGTGCGCTGGGTGGGACTGGGGCTGGTTCTGAGCAGGCGTCAGGAGGCGCGTCAGTAATGCGTCAGGGTCGGGGTGATGGCCGTCGGGATGTCGTCAAGAACGGGCGAACCGGAGGTGAACTCCGGTGAGCTGGAGGGATGTCGACCCCGCCAGAGAAAACGCCCGACGTACCCGGTCCGACCGGCGGCTACCGCAATGCCCCGGTCTCGGATCCGCCGTACAACGGGTCGTCGCCGTCGCAGCTGCCGCCGTTGCCGACGCTCGACGGCAGCCTGGTGGTCGACTTCTCCCTGCTGGCCAAGGCGGGCGGTGACGCGAGCAGCGCGGCCGCCACCATGGACTCCGCCTGGCAGGCGCTGAGTGCCGTCGCCCTGTTCGGTGCGGCGCCCTGGGGGGACGACGCGGCTCTCGGCCAGGGCTTCGACCAGGCCTTCGCGCAGCCGCGAGACGATCTCCTGAAGGCGGTGCAGGCGCTGCCGGCCACGCTGCGGAACCTCGCCGACGCCCTCGGCGGTGTCCACAGCGTCCTCAAGAACGGCGATGACACGGCAAAGGAGATCGTCGGGCCGTCCCCGTCCCTCGGTCACGGGAGTGTGTGATGGCGGTCGACGCTCCCAACGCCCACCTGTCGCAGGGGGTCGAGGACCTGGTGATGATCCTGGTGGGCAACCAGTGGCCCACCGGGAACGAGAGTGCGCTGCGGGCCGAGGCCGCGGGCTGGAGCGCGGCGGGGGACGCGGTCCGCACCTGCATCGCCGACCTCACGGACGCCAGGACCCAGCTCGCCCACGCCCTGAGCGGCAGTGCCCAGCAGACCTTCGACACCTATCTGGTCGCACTCGCGATCGGCGACAATGCCGCGCTGCCGCTGATCGCCCAGTGCTGCGATGCCGCCGCCGACGCGTTGAACAACCTGGCGAACGAGATCGAGACGCTGCGGATCGAGATCATCGGCGCGGCGGTGGTGCTCGCCGTCCAACTGGCGATCGACGCCGTGGCGTGGTTCTTCGGTGGTGCGGTGGCGGCGCCCGAGGAGATCATCATCACCCGGGCCGTCGTACTGGCGTTCCTGAAGAAGGCGTTGATCAGCGCGGTGACCCGGGTCGCCGAGTCGGTGCTGGCCCAGGTCGGCTTCGACCTGCTGGCCCAGGTGATCGAACTGGCCCAGCACCACCGCAAGTCGATCGACGGGTCCGAGTTGGGCACCGCCGCCATCAACGGGGCGATCGGCGGCGCGGTCGGCTTCGGCGCGGGGCTGCTCGGCAAGGGGCTTGCCAAGGGGCTGGGGAAGGGGCTGGGGAAGGGGTTCGCCGGGCTGGCCGGCCACGAAGCCGGGGAATTCGTCAAAGGCGCGGCCGAGCTGGTCTGGAACACCGGCTACGGGGCGCTGACCGGGATGGCCGAAGGCGCGGCGCAGGACGCGGCGTTCGGGCTCTCCGGCGACTGGGTCTCCGGCGCGGCCAACGGCTCGTTCGCCGGGGCCTGGGGCTCACGGCACGAGGCGATGAACCCGGGGAACAAGTTCTCGATCTCGCCGGCGGACCACCTCGAAGGCTTGCTGTACTCCAAGCTGCTGGGGCCCCGGCCGACGACGGGCGGCGGCACGACGGAGATCGAGCTGGAACCGGTCACGCCGTCGGATCTGCCGCACGAAACACCGCCCCTGTCCGACGGGCCGACGAACTCCAGTACGACGTCCGTGGATTCGCCGCCGATCAACGCCCCCGGGCCGGTGGTGGGTGGGGAGGAGCATCCCGAGCCGGAGCCGGAGCCGGAGCCGGAGCCGGAGCCGGAGCCGCAGCCTGAGGTGCAGGAGTCGCCGGTGCCTCGGCCGACGGTGGGTGGGGAGGGTGAGCCGCAGCCGCAGCCGCAGCCGCAGCCGCAGGTGCAGGAGTCGCCGGCACCTCAGCCGGTGGTGGTGGAGCATCCCGAGCCGGAGCCTGAGCCGCAGCCGCAGCCTGAGGTGCAGGAGTCACCGGTGCCTCAACCGGTGGTGGGTGGGGAGGGTGAGCCACAGCCGCAGGAGTCGCCGGCACCTCAGCCGGTGGTGGTGGAGCATCCCGAGCCGCAGCCGCAGCCTGAGGTGCAGGAGTCACCGGTGCCTCAGTCGACGGTCGGTGGCCAGGGTCAGCCGCAGCCTCAGCCGCAGGAGCGGCCGGTGCCTCAGTCGACGGTCGGCGGGCAGGGTCAGCCGCAGCCTCAGCCGCAGGAGCGGCCGGCACCCCAGCCGGTGGTGGGTGGCCAGGGTCAGTCCCAGCCGCCGGTGCAGGGAGGCCCCCCGCCCCGGTCGACGGTCGGCGGGGGAGGTCAACCCCGCCCCCGGCCGGGCGTCCGAGAACAGCCGCCCAGGTCGACCAGCTATCCCCCCGCTCCCACCCTCCCGCCGCTGGACCTCGGGCCGCCCTTCACCCACCAGGTCCTCCCGTACGACGACCTCGACGAGGACCCACCCCCGTCCCTCGCGGACTTCGTGGCGAGTCAGCTCAACCCGGGTCGCTGACCGGAGCGCCCGATCGGGCAGCGCGGTGGCCGGGTGGTCCGCAACGTCGGCAACCACCCGGCCACAGCACGCGAACCAGCTGTCTCAGCAGGTGGAGTCGATCAGGTAGAACGACTCGTAGTGGTCCGAGGTGTAGTAGTCCGACCCGTCCTCGCCGGTCACGATCCGGCGGGTGCTGCGGTTGGAGGCACCCGGGGTGTCGACCGTGTACTCCTGGTAGAAGCCGTACGGCTCGCTCGGCAGCACGCCCTCGCGGTTCTGGAAGGTCTCGCCGTCCTCGGAGTACGGGAACGGGCCACCCTGGGCGATCAGGTTGAGGGTGTCGTCGGCCTGGCTGGGCAGGGCGGTCTGGCAGATGTTGCCGCTGACGTCCGCGTGGGCGGCGGAGGCGAACACGGCGGTGGGGGCCAGGGTGAGCAGGCCGACGGTGACAACGGAAGCGGTACGCGTCTTCAACGCGCGTAGAAGAGTCTGCATGGACAGCAGTGTGAGGGGCCGTCAGGAAGCCTGGGAAGGAGCTGGGAGCAGACTGAGTGAGTCTTCATGTCCATGTAACTGGGGCGGCGGCCAGGCGACGGGAGTGCTTCGCTTTTGCGGCGGATGTGAAGCTGTGTGACTCGTGTGACATTGATGATGATCAGTTCATCTGCCTACTCTGCAGACGGCTCGCCACCCAGCGGCGGGCCCAGCCACGGGACGCCTAGTCCTGCCTGCCCGGGGTCGGAACCAGAGCACCGCACCAGGCAGGAGCGGGGGACCCAGGTAGTACTGCCGTGTCCCCGCCCGCCCGCGTATCGCCAGGGTGTGTGAGGGTGCGGCTCGGGGTGAGGCCGACCGGCAGTGCCGGCTCGGCCGGGCCATCTTGCGGTCCGAACCCGACAGCTCACCTCGCAGGCGTCGCAAGAGGAACTCCCGTGATCCCTACCGCCACCCCTGCCCGCCTCGGCGTCGTCGCCGCCGCGCTCGGCCTGGTCGCCGTCCCGATGGTCGGCCAGGCGAACGCCCTCACCCGGCACCCGGCGACCAGCGCCGCGCCCACCGTGACCCAGGACCGGCTGACCCCGACCACCGCCACCGCCGGCGCGGCGACCACTGCCGCCCTGACGCTGCACGCAAGCTCCTGCTTCACCGCGAAGACGGTGGGCGTGGGCGTGCGGGACGCCGCGGGGAACAACCTCGACTTCCCCGGGGACCTCAGCAACCAGCAGATCTGCCCGAGCGGCCTGTCGCTGACCACCGGCGCGCGGACCTTCGCGAGCGGGGCGTACACCGTCTTCGGCTTCTACCAGGACCAGGCCGGCGCCTGGCACAACCTGGCCTCGCAGACCCTGACCGTCTCGGCGGCCGGCAGTGCGGCCGGCAGCGGCACCAGCACCCCGACGCCCGCTCCGGCGCCCACCCCCACCCCGGCGCCCACCCCGGCGCCGGCTCCCGCGCCGACCCCCGCCCCCAGCGGCTCGCCCGTCCCCGGCAAGACGCTGACCTGGTCCGACGAGTTCAACGGCCCGCTCGACGCGACCAAGTGGAACGACAGCTCCACCACCTCGTACCAGTACGGCAACCACAACCCGAACGACAACAAGCTCGACTGGATCGACCCGTCCGACGTCTCGGTCGCGGGCGGCGTGGCCACCTTCACCGCCCAGCCCTCCAGCCACACCCTGGAGAACGGCAAGCAGGCCTGGACCACCGGCCTGCTCACCACCGAGGGCACCCAGCAGGGCTTCAAGGTCAAGACCGGTGACTACGCCGAGGCCCGGGTCCAGATGCCGTCCGCGCCCGGCGCCTGGCCTGCCCTGTGGACCTGGGCGAACGGTGGCAGCGAGATCGACTCCTTCGAGTACCACCCGGACAACCCGAACCTGCTGGAGCTGACCAACCACGTCAACTTCGCGCAGAAGTACTACACCGACGCGAACGCGGTGCAGCCGGGCCAGTGGGTGACCATCGGCACCTACTACGGCGCCAACTCGGTCGACTACTACGTCAACGGCGTCAAGGTCTTCTCCGACAACACCGGTGTCGGCGCCAACTGGTCGGCCTACCTGATCCTCAACCTGTCGATCAGCGCGGGCGAGTACCACCCGGCCCCGAGCGGCTCCGCGCCGATCAGCTTCGCGGCCGACTACGTGCGGGTCTACCGCTGACCCCCACCGGCCGACCCTGACGAGCACGACGGCTGTGGCCCGGATCCCCAAGGATCCGGGCCACAGCCGTCTCTGACGGAGTGTCAGGGTGCCAGCACGGCCCCCAGGCGCTGCGCGATCTGGCGCATCACCGGGACCAGGGCCGAGGCGCCGGTCTGCTCCTCCAGGGCGCGGATCCGCGCCTCCGGGCCCGACACCGAGAGCGCGGTCGGGGTCGGGGCGCCCGGCACCGCGACGGCGATGCAGCGCACGCCGATCTCCTGCTCCTGGTCGTCCACCACATAGCCGGCCTCCCGGGCGGTGGCCAGCTGGGCGAACAGGGCTTCGGGGTCGGTGACGGTGAACTCGGTGTGCGCGGGCAGGGCTTGGGTGCCGAGCACGGCGCGCGCCTCGTCCTCGGGGAGCTGGGCGAGCAGTGCCTTGCCGACGCCGGTGCAGTGCGGCTGCACCCGGCGGCCGACCTCGGTGAACATCCGCATCGAGCGGCGCGACTGCACCTGGCCGACGTAGACCACCTCGCCGCCCTCCAGGACGGCCAGGTTGGCGGTCTCGCCGGTGGCCTCCATCAGCTCGGCCAGGTAGGGGCGGGCCCAGCTGCCGAGCAGCCGGCCCGCGGTCTCGCCGAGCCGGATCAGCCGGGGGCCCAGGGTGTAGCGCCGCGCGGTGTCCTGGCGGACATATCCCTGCTGTGCGAGGGTACGAACCAGCCGGTGGATGGTCGGCATCGGGAGGCCCGAGGTGGTGGACAGCTCGCTGAGGGTCGCGACGCCACCCGAGTCGGCCAGGGCCTCCAGGAGTTGGAAAGCGCGCTCGACGGACTGCACGCCCCCCGCGGAGGCGCGCTCGGATCCGGTCGAAGCTGCGGCAGGGGTGCTGGCCACCGGCGTTCCCTTTGCTGTCGGGGGAGGAGTAGAGTCCCAGCGATCTACCTCAACAAACCGTTGAAATTCTGTATCGCGGAAACTAGTGTCCACCTTACAGAATCGAACTCGCCAGTAGGTGGGTCAGATCAGATGAGGGAAGCCCCCTACCGGGAGCTCCCTACACAGGTTCTACCGTCCAAGGAGTGTCCTGCCCATGGCTACAGACCAGGGACCCGCCGCCAGCCTTCGACCGGGAGTGCCCCCAGGTGCCTCGGCCGCTCCGGTCGTCACCGTCGCCGGTCCGCGCGTCCCCCGTGCGGAGGAGGTGCTGACGCCCGAGGCGGTCGCGTTCGTGGTCGGTCTGCACCGGACCTTCGAGAGCCGCCGGCAGGAACTCCTCGCCCGCCGCCGGGCCCGCCGGGTGGAGATCGCCCAGGCCGGGACCCTCGACTTCCTGCCCGAGACCGCCGAGATCCGCGCCGCGGACTGGCAGGTCGCCCCGGCCCCCCGGGCGCTGCAGGACCGCCGGGTGGAGATCACCGGCCCGACCGACCGGAAGATGGTGATCAACGCGCTCAACTCCGGCGCCAAGGTCTGGCTGGCCGACTTCGAGGACGCCACCTCGCCCACCTGGCAGTCGGTGGTCTCCGGCCAGCTCAACCTGATCGACGCCTACGAGGGCCGGATCGACTTCACCTCGCCCGAGGGCAAGCAGTACACGCTCAAGCCCGCCGCCGAACTCGCCACCGTGGTGGTCCGCCCGCGCGGCTGGCACCTGGACGAGAGCCACCTGCTGGTGGACGGCGTGCCGGTGGCCGGCGCGTTCTTCGACTTCGGGCTCTACTTCTTCCACAACGCCGCGCGGCTGCTGGCCAAGGGACCGCAGGACCCCAACTCGGGGCCCTACTTCTACCTGCCGAAGACCGAGAGCCACCTGGAGGCGCGCCTCTGGAACGACGTCTTCTCCCACGCCCAGGAGCAGTTGGGCATCGAGCACGGCACCATCCGGGCCACCGTGCTGATCGAGACGATCACGGCCGCCTTCGAGATGGACGAGATCCTCTACGAACTGCGCGACCACGCCGCCGGGTTGAACGCCGGCCGGTGGGACTACCTGTTCTCGATCGTGAAGAACTTCCGCGACGCCGGCGAGCACTACATCCTGCCGGACCGCAACAGCGTGGGCATGACCTCCCCGTTCATGGCCGCCTACGCCCGCCTGCTGGTGCGGACCTGCCACCAGCGCGGCGCGCACGCGATCGGCGGGATGGCCGCCTTCATCCCCAGTCGCAAGGACCCCGAGGTCAACGCCGCCGCCCTGGAGAAGGTCAAGGCGGACAAGGAGCGCGAGGCCGCGGGCGGCTTCGACGGCTCCTGGGTCGCGCACCCCGACCTGGTCCCGGTCGCCCGCGCCTGCTTCGACGCGGTGCTCGGCGAGCGCCCCCACCAGAAGGAGAACCCGGGCTCCGCCGAGCAGGTGACGGCCGCCCAGCTGCTGGACATCGCCGGGGCCGGCGGCTCCTGCACCGAGGCCGGCCTGCGGAACGCGGTTGCCGTGGGCCTGCGTTACTGCGAGGCCTGGCTGCGCGGGCTGGGTGCGGTCGGGATCTTCAACATGATGGAGGACGCGGCCACCGCCGAGATCTCCCGCTCGCAGATCTGGCAGTGGATCCGCAACGGCGTGGTGCTCGCCGACACCGGCGAGAAGGCCACCGCCGAACTGGCCCGCCGGCTGGTCGCCGAGGAGATGGCGGCGATCAGGACCGAGGTCGGGGACGAGGCGTTCGCGGCCGGCCGGTGGGCCGAGGCGCGTGGACTCTTCGAGCAGGTCTCGCTCGCCGAGGAGTTCGTCGACTTCCTGACGCTGCCAGGCTACGCGCTGCTCGGCTGAGCGCTTCCCGCCGTTCTGTACGGTCCGCCGGGGCGAACGCGCCCCGGCGGACCATTCCGCTGTTCAGCCTTCAATGTCCAGTGTTCGAAGAAAGGCTCCACCGATGGTCCGGATGTTCCTCAACGGCCAGGCGATGCGCGGCGGCGAGTTCCACCCGCTGCTCGGCGACGCGCCCTTCCTCGGGGTGGTCCGCACCGCGCCGGGCCACCGCTTCTTCTCGATCCGGGACACCTGCCCCGGCCTGCTGCCCGACCCGGCGGTGGACAGCGTGATCGAGGGCGAACTGTACGAGGTCAGCCTGGAGTTCCTGCGCGATGTGCTGCTGCCGGGTGAGCCGGGCGAGTTGGAGTTCGGCGTGATCAAGCTGGCGGACGGCAGCGCCTGCTTCTCGATGCTGCTGGCCCGCGGCGAACTCGAGCGCGGCGTGCACAAGGAGATCACCGACTTCGGCGGCTGGCGTCCCTACCTGGCGTCGCTGGGGCGCGAGTTCTGACCTGCGCTATACGGCAGGACGTGGGTCACCTTCAACGCCAGGTGCCTCTGCCTGAAGTGTGGCCCTCAATCCTGCAGGCCCACTGGCCATCCGCGCGTTCAGCGAGCTTCTCCGTCGGCTGTCATTCCAGAGCCCTGTACCGGGCAGAGGTCTGGTTCGCCGGGGAAGAGCGAGGCACTGACAGACGCTCAGCCAGCGCATGCCGAAGCCCGACCTCTCCCGGCAGGCAGCGCGAACTGGCCACCGCTGACTTGGCGGCCGGGGTGCTCACGTGGCGCATCCGCGACGACGCGGGCCTTCTGAGCTCCTCGCCGACGAGCACAGTGGATGGACGGCGCGTCGCGGCAGCGACATCCAGGATCACTGCTCCCGTCCTCACGCCCTCGACGACGCCGAACCCCCAGGGCATTGCGGCACCCGCCAAGGGGGTGGCGATCGGTTCAGCCCGCCGACGATGACGCTGGCAGTCGACTCGAGCCAGCTCGCTCGGCTCGCTGGGCGGTTCGCATCCCAGGCGCGAAAACGCTCCTTGTCCGCAGTTTTGCGGACAAGGAGCGTTCGTCGGCGTGGGACAGCTGGCTCACGCCTCGATCTCTGAGTGCTCGGCCTGACTACCGGTAGCGCAGAAGGTCAGCTGACGGCCGGCCCGATCAGAACGTCATCCAGGTAGCGCTGTACCGGCTCGAACAGCCCGTACGGCACGTAGTCGGCGATCTGATCGTGGGTGACCCAGGCCAGCTCGGCCAGCTCCTCGGTGTCGACCACCGTGGCGATGCCGCTCACGATCTCGCAGGCGCTGTACGACATCTGCCGGCCGGTCTTCGGGTGGATGCGCTCACCGAGTAGCCGAGTCGCCTTGACCGTCAGGCCGACCTCTTCACCAGTCTCGCGGACCGCAGCCGCCTCGGCCGTCTCGCCCGGCTCGATCTCACCGGCCGGGAACTGCCACGACAGCTCACCTTCCTTGACGCGGCGCTGCACCATCAGGACGCGGCCGTCCTGGACCACGATGGCGGCGGCGATGCCCGGCTTATCGGTGATCTGCTCAGTCATGCTGCGGCTCCTCCAGGGCGGCCAGGATGGGCGGGAAGATCGTATCGACGGGGATGAACCGGGGCACCGCGTTTCTCGGAACCCACATCACGTCGGCGTTCTCGACCGTGTCCTGGTTCTGGGCTTCCCCGGCCAGATACTCAGTCAGGAAGTACTCGCACCAGACCCCGGTAGCCGGATGGAGCCGGCCCCCGAGGTCTTGGCGTACGGCGCAGTGAACCCCTGTCTCGGCCAACGTCTCGCGGACGGCCGCCGACGCCGGGTTCCCCCCTGGCTTGATGACGCCTGCGGGGAACTGCCAGCGGATGCCGGCGCTCTCGTCGTCCCGGCGGCAGACGAGCAGCACCTCGGAGCCGCGCACCACTACCGCGATGGCCACGCACAGGGCTTGGCCCGCAGTCTGTGGGCTGGCTTCGGTGGTCAGCAACGCGAACCGCTTCTGCACCGCAGGCGGCGCCGTCTCCAGGATCTGGTCGAGCAACTGCCGCATCTCGGTGCGGGGGACCAGCTCCGGATCGGCGTGCCAGGTCGCCACCGTCCGTAGGCCAATGCCCAGCCGGCCGGCGAACCCCTCGTTGGTGTCGCGCAGTGCCTCTTGGAGCACACAGGCGGACTTGCCCGTCCAGGTCCCCACCACGTCCACCTGCTGCTCCTCCCCGAACTGGCCTGCTACGCCTTGGTCTTGGCTTCGAGTACCGGGCGCAGCAGGCGCAACGGTGTGCTCCAGTCGTACTGGTCACGGCCCCCGCCGGCTTTCGGCTTGTGCGGAACGTAGTCGCCGAACAGCACGCCCATCGCCTTCAGTCGCTCCACGTTGGCCGGGTAGGCCGGATGGGCGGCCTGGGCCGAGTTGACGTACGGCTGGGCGGCCACCGGGATGCCCAGACCGTACGCCTCGGTGAGGATGCCGAGGGCCAGGGTGTCGGCGTGGCCATCCGCCCACTTGTTGATCGTGTTGAAGGTGGCGGGCGCGACCGCGATGGCGTCGGCCGACGGCAGTGAGGCCGGCACCTCGGGCGTGCGCCAGGCCGAGCGGATCGGGTGGCCGGTCTGCTTCTCGATGGCGGCCTGATCGATGAACCCCATTGCGTTCGGCGTCGCCACCACCCCGACCGCCCAGCCTTCGGCTTGGGCGACTGAGATCAGCTGGCCCACGTCGTCGGCGATGCCCGACGCGCACACGACGACGTAGAGGAACGGCTTGCTCAAGGTCGGACTCCCAACTCACGGCTGAACTGGCGTAGCTCCGGCAGGGCACCGCGGCGGTCGCGTGCTGCCATGTCGGCCACCAGCTCCCGGATGTCCGGACGACGCCGGATGTCTTCGGCAGCGTGACGTTCGGCGATGCGCAGGGCGCGGTAGCCCTCGGACAGTTTGCCCTGCTGGTTGAAGGCCCTGGCAAGGTCCACCCACAGTGCCGCTTGTCGTTCCGGCGCTGGGATGCGGCGGTGCAGCAGCGGCCGGGCCGTGTCGATGGCGGCGCCGGCGTCGCCCAGGGCCACCGCAGCGGACGTCCGGTGCAGCGCCACGTTGGTCTGGCTGAAGTTCGCCCAGGCATCCGGGTGGTCGCGGTCGACGTACTGGGCGACTTCGTCGGCCTGGTCCAGCAGC contains:
- a CDS encoding WXG100-like domain-containing protein, which produces MAVDAPNAHLSQGVEDLVMILVGNQWPTGNESALRAEAAGWSAAGDAVRTCIADLTDARTQLAHALSGSAQQTFDTYLVALAIGDNAALPLIAQCCDAAADALNNLANEIETLRIEIIGAAVVLAVQLAIDAVAWFFGGAVAAPEEIIITRAVVLAFLKKALISAVTRVAESVLAQVGFDLLAQVIELAQHHRKSIDGSELGTAAINGAIGGAVGFGAGLLGKGLAKGLGKGLGKGFAGLAGHEAGEFVKGAAELVWNTGYGALTGMAEGAAQDAAFGLSGDWVSGAANGSFAGAWGSRHEAMNPGNKFSISPADHLEGLLYSKLLGPRPTTGGGTTEIELEPVTPSDLPHETPPLSDGPTNSSTTSVDSPPINAPGPVVGGEEHPEPEPEPEPEPEPEPQPEVQESPVPRPTVGGEGEPQPQPQPQPQVQESPAPQPVVVEHPEPEPEPQPQPEVQESPVPQPVVGGEGEPQPQESPAPQPVVVEHPEPQPQPEVQESPVPQSTVGGQGQPQPQPQERPVPQSTVGGQGQPQPQPQERPAPQPVVGGQGQSQPPVQGGPPPRSTVGGGGQPRPRPGVREQPPRSTSYPPAPTLPPLDLGPPFTHQVLPYDDLDEDPPPSLADFVASQLNPGR
- a CDS encoding ribonuclease domain-containing protein, whose product is MQTLLRALKTRTASVVTVGLLTLAPTAVFASAAHADVSGNICQTALPSQADDTLNLIAQGGPFPYSEDGETFQNREGVLPSEPYGFYQEYTVDTPGASNRSTRRIVTGEDGSDYYTSDHYESFYLIDSTC
- a CDS encoding glycoside hydrolase family 16 protein; protein product: MIPTATPARLGVVAAALGLVAVPMVGQANALTRHPATSAAPTVTQDRLTPTTATAGAATTAALTLHASSCFTAKTVGVGVRDAAGNNLDFPGDLSNQQICPSGLSLTTGARTFASGAYTVFGFYQDQAGAWHNLASQTLTVSAAGSAAGSGTSTPTPAPAPTPTPAPTPAPAPAPTPAPSGSPVPGKTLTWSDEFNGPLDATKWNDSSTTSYQYGNHNPNDNKLDWIDPSDVSVAGGVATFTAQPSSHTLENGKQAWTTGLLTTEGTQQGFKVKTGDYAEARVQMPSAPGAWPALWTWANGGSEIDSFEYHPDNPNLLELTNHVNFAQKYYTDANAVQPGQWVTIGTYYGANSVDYYVNGVKVFSDNTGVGANWSAYLILNLSISAGEYHPAPSGSAPISFAADYVRVYR
- a CDS encoding IclR family transcriptional regulator, with protein sequence MASTPAAASTGSERASAGGVQSVERAFQLLEALADSGGVATLSELSTTSGLPMPTIHRLVRTLAQQGYVRQDTARRYTLGPRLIRLGETAGRLLGSWARPYLAELMEATGETANLAVLEGGEVVYVGQVQSRRSMRMFTEVGRRVQPHCTGVGKALLAQLPEDEARAVLGTQALPAHTEFTVTDPEALFAQLATAREAGYVVDDQEQEIGVRCIAVAVPGAPTPTALSVSGPEARIRALEEQTGASALVPVMRQIAQRLGAVLAP
- the aceB gene encoding malate synthase A; translated protein: MATDQGPAASLRPGVPPGASAAPVVTVAGPRVPRAEEVLTPEAVAFVVGLHRTFESRRQELLARRRARRVEIAQAGTLDFLPETAEIRAADWQVAPAPRALQDRRVEITGPTDRKMVINALNSGAKVWLADFEDATSPTWQSVVSGQLNLIDAYEGRIDFTSPEGKQYTLKPAAELATVVVRPRGWHLDESHLLVDGVPVAGAFFDFGLYFFHNAARLLAKGPQDPNSGPYFYLPKTESHLEARLWNDVFSHAQEQLGIEHGTIRATVLIETITAAFEMDEILYELRDHAAGLNAGRWDYLFSIVKNFRDAGEHYILPDRNSVGMTSPFMAAYARLLVRTCHQRGAHAIGGMAAFIPSRKDPEVNAAALEKVKADKEREAAGGFDGSWVAHPDLVPVARACFDAVLGERPHQKENPGSAEQVTAAQLLDIAGAGGSCTEAGLRNAVAVGLRYCEAWLRGLGAVGIFNMMEDAATAEISRSQIWQWIRNGVVLADTGEKATAELARRLVAEEMAAIRTEVGDEAFAAGRWAEARGLFEQVSLAEEFVDFLTLPGYALLG
- a CDS encoding allophanate hydrolase-related protein, with amino-acid sequence MVRMFLNGQAMRGGEFHPLLGDAPFLGVVRTAPGHRFFSIRDTCPGLLPDPAVDSVIEGELYEVSLEFLRDVLLPGEPGELEFGVIKLADGSACFSMLLARGELERGVHKEITDFGGWRPYLASLGREF
- a CDS encoding NUDIX hydrolase, whose product is MTEQITDKPGIAAAIVVQDGRVLMVQRRVKEGELSWQFPAGEIEPGETAEAAAVRETGEEVGLTVKATRLLGERIHPKTGRQMSYSACEIVSGIATVVDTEELAELAWVTHDQIADYVPYGLFEPVQRYLDDVLIGPAVS
- a CDS encoding NUDIX hydrolase — encoded protein: MDVVGTWTGKSACVLQEALRDTNEGFAGRLGIGLRTVATWHADPELVPRTEMRQLLDQILETAPPAVQKRFALLTTEASPQTAGQALCVAIAVVVRGSEVLLVCRRDDESAGIRWQFPAGVIKPGGNPASAAVRETLAETGVHCAVRQDLGGRLHPATGVWCEYFLTEYLAGEAQNQDTVENADVMWVPRNAVPRFIPVDTIFPPILAALEEPQHD
- a CDS encoding flavoprotein yields the protein MSKPFLYVVVCASGIADDVGQLISVAQAEGWAVGVVATPNAMGFIDQAAIEKQTGHPIRSAWRTPEVPASLPSADAIAVAPATFNTINKWADGHADTLALGILTEAYGLGIPVAAQPYVNSAQAAHPAYPANVERLKAMGVLFGDYVPHKPKAGGGRDQYDWSTPLRLLRPVLEAKTKA